A region of Kribbella sp. NBC_01245 DNA encodes the following proteins:
- a CDS encoding ABC transporter permease: MTSGPEPSRPRRQGSTLAIWLLPLFGFVVILALWWAATVVFAIDDFLLPSPFDVAAAFAEQPGYLLDQSLVTLIETVEGFLLAIVTGVPIALLIVRSLVLERIIYPLLLAVNAIPKIAVAPLLVIWMGFGQAPKVVLVFLVCFFPVVISTASGMKSTPIELVDLLRSLNASRTQEYFKLRLQYALPQIFVGLKTAISLAVIGSVIAEFVGATAGLGYVIVNSGASANTSLAFAAMALLGVISIVLFYGLVLLEKKLLPWAEEHR; encoded by the coding sequence ATGACCTCGGGGCCCGAGCCCTCCCGGCCCCGCCGGCAAGGCTCCACACTCGCGATCTGGCTGTTGCCCTTGTTCGGGTTCGTCGTCATCCTCGCGCTCTGGTGGGCCGCGACGGTCGTTTTCGCCATCGACGACTTCCTGCTGCCGAGCCCGTTCGACGTCGCCGCCGCCTTCGCCGAACAGCCCGGCTATCTGCTCGATCAGTCCCTGGTGACGTTGATCGAGACGGTCGAGGGTTTCCTGCTGGCGATCGTGACGGGTGTGCCGATCGCGCTGCTGATCGTGCGGTCGCTGGTGCTGGAGCGGATCATCTACCCGCTGCTGCTCGCGGTGAACGCCATCCCGAAGATCGCCGTCGCGCCGCTGCTGGTGATCTGGATGGGCTTCGGCCAAGCCCCCAAGGTGGTGCTGGTCTTCCTGGTCTGCTTCTTCCCGGTGGTCATCTCGACCGCCTCGGGCATGAAGTCGACCCCGATCGAACTCGTCGACCTGCTGCGCTCCCTGAACGCCAGCCGCACCCAGGAGTACTTCAAACTGCGTCTCCAGTACGCCCTGCCGCAGATCTTCGTCGGTCTCAAGACGGCGATCTCGCTGGCCGTGATCGGCTCGGTGATCGCCGAGTTCGTCGGTGCCACCGCCGGCCTGGGCTACGTCATCGTCAACTCGGGCGCCAGCGCCAACACCTCGCTGGCCTTCGCCGCGATGGCCCTGCTCGGTGTGATCAGCATCGTGCTCTTCTACGGCCTGGTCCTGCTGGAGAAGAAGCTGCTGCCCTGGGCCGAGGAGCACCGGTGA
- a CDS encoding ABC transporter ATP-binding protein, translating into MIQLDQVGQVFESRDGSVHALEGIDLEVQENEFVTLIGRSGCGKSTLLRLIAGLLEPTSGWVQVAGELVTAPRPDVSVMFQRPALLPWRSVLSNVMLPVEIAGGDRGQYRDRAHQLLHLVGLTGFENKLPHELSGGMQQRVSLCRSLITRPKVMLMDEPFSALDALTRAELSEELQRIKMELSTTIVFVTHSIEEAILLADRVVVMSPRPGRIREIVDVRIPRPRTLGIHAEAAAVAKVSGQLHSLLMAPA; encoded by the coding sequence ATGATCCAGCTGGACCAGGTCGGTCAAGTCTTCGAGTCGCGGGACGGATCCGTCCACGCGCTCGAAGGCATTGACCTGGAGGTTCAGGAGAATGAGTTCGTCACGCTGATCGGCCGCTCGGGGTGTGGCAAGTCGACCCTGTTGCGGTTGATCGCGGGACTGCTCGAACCGACGAGCGGCTGGGTGCAGGTGGCGGGCGAACTCGTCACCGCGCCCCGGCCGGACGTGTCGGTGATGTTCCAGCGCCCGGCCCTGCTGCCGTGGCGTTCCGTGCTCTCCAACGTGATGCTGCCGGTCGAGATCGCCGGTGGTGACCGCGGGCAGTACCGGGACCGGGCCCACCAGCTTTTGCATCTGGTCGGCCTGACCGGTTTCGAGAACAAGCTTCCGCACGAGTTGTCCGGCGGGATGCAGCAACGGGTCTCGCTGTGCCGTTCGCTGATCACCCGCCCGAAAGTGATGTTGATGGACGAGCCCTTCTCCGCCTTGGACGCGCTGACCCGCGCCGAGCTGTCGGAGGAACTGCAGCGGATCAAGATGGAGTTGTCCACCACGATCGTGTTCGTCACGCACTCGATCGAGGAGGCGATCCTGCTGGCCGATCGGGTCGTGGTGATGAGCCCGCGCCCGGGCCGGATCCGCGAGATCGTCGACGTGCGGATCCCGCGCCCGCGCACGCTCGGCATTCACGCCGAGGCGGCCGCCGTGGCGAAGGTGAGTGGGCAGCTGCACTCCTTGTTGATGGCGCCGGCATGA
- a CDS encoding ABC transporter substrate-binding protein: MRLRRSVAALVVAMGLLVSACGGNPDSESGNKGEKVSYLTSFGTFGREAYAYVALEKGYFREAGLDVTITPGSGTVDVMKLVAGGQADYGIGDFTAFMITSSKEHLPVTAVGMVHQRSLAAIVSLEGYGITKPKDLEDKKIGDQPGSTNQVMFPVYAKAAGIDKNKVQWVASAPPALPALLVSGQVNGIGQFVVGQPTIEKAAKGKKAVVLPYGDLLPDLYGNAILTRQDVVKEKPAQVQKFTAALLKGLADTIADPQAAATILKKYVPETDVTVAAAELMLMRDYVKPPSYNGPIGAIAREKVSGVKTALAQAEAINTDLFNIGDYVSFELAPKA; this comes from the coding sequence ATGAGACTGAGGCGTTCGGTTGCCGCGTTGGTGGTGGCCATGGGGCTGCTGGTCAGCGCCTGCGGCGGCAATCCCGACTCCGAATCCGGCAACAAGGGAGAGAAGGTCAGTTACCTGACCTCGTTCGGCACCTTCGGCCGGGAGGCCTATGCCTACGTCGCCCTGGAGAAGGGCTACTTCCGCGAGGCCGGTCTCGATGTCACCATCACACCGGGCAGCGGCACGGTCGACGTGATGAAGCTGGTCGCGGGCGGCCAGGCCGACTACGGCATCGGCGACTTCACGGCCTTCATGATCACGTCCTCCAAGGAGCACCTGCCGGTGACGGCGGTCGGGATGGTCCACCAGCGTTCGCTGGCCGCGATCGTCTCGCTCGAGGGGTACGGCATCACCAAGCCGAAAGACCTGGAAGACAAGAAGATCGGTGACCAGCCGGGTTCGACCAACCAGGTGATGTTTCCGGTCTACGCCAAGGCCGCCGGTATCGACAAGAACAAGGTCCAGTGGGTGGCGTCGGCGCCGCCCGCGCTGCCGGCTCTGCTGGTGTCCGGCCAGGTGAACGGCATCGGCCAGTTCGTTGTCGGCCAGCCGACCATCGAGAAGGCGGCCAAGGGCAAGAAGGCCGTGGTGCTGCCGTACGGCGATCTGCTGCCCGACCTCTACGGCAACGCGATCCTGACCCGTCAGGATGTCGTCAAGGAGAAGCCCGCGCAGGTGCAGAAGTTCACCGCGGCGCTGCTCAAGGGGCTCGCGGACACGATCGCGGATCCGCAGGCCGCCGCGACGATCCTGAAGAAGTACGTACCGGAGACCGACGTGACGGTCGCTGCCGCGGAGTTGATGCTGATGCGCGACTACGTCAAGCCGCCGAGCTACAATGGTCCCATCGGGGCGATCGCGCGGGAGAAGGTCTCCGGCGTCAAGACGGCCCTGGCCCAGGCCGAGGCGATCAACACCGACCTGTTCAACATCGGTGACTACGTGTCGTTCGAACTGGCGCCGAAGGCCTGA
- a CDS encoding sensor histidine kinase, whose translation MAVAGVRVLGRGSTYLRWVYLLLGAALVLAFLLVESALAALVQDLAPSRPFAVLLIALVVVAPPVVLGLLPAVREVEGIAVESLLGVRFDERPLGPARTWAQRRRTSLWFVLHLIAGGVAGVATTAAVFGSIVLIGTPFRAPGRHQIAPDLSYTTSGTWTDLWMPAVGLTLIPLQFYLAAGFGAALAHWAPRVLGPTPAERIELLERRTATLAERNRLARELHDSVGHALSLVTLQAGAARRVLATDPAFAENALAAMETSARAALADLDHVLGLLRDDRREGSATAPQSTLGDLSRLVDATRAGGITVVVRREGDLDGLPAAVSREAYRIVQEGLTNAIRHAGHRADDLVVDLTINLDASGLRLELSNPVHGPALSRTSGGRGLAGIRERVEVLRGTVEAGLAPGDDAVGTWRLAVTLPVAITKNPSRARG comes from the coding sequence GTGGCGGTTGCTGGGGTACGGGTGTTGGGGCGCGGGTCGACGTACCTTCGGTGGGTTTACCTATTACTCGGGGCCGCGTTGGTGCTGGCGTTCTTGCTGGTTGAGAGTGCGTTGGCGGCGCTGGTGCAGGATCTCGCGCCGTCCCGGCCGTTCGCGGTTCTGCTCATCGCGTTGGTCGTGGTCGCGCCGCCCGTGGTGCTCGGATTGCTGCCGGCGGTTCGGGAGGTCGAGGGTATTGCGGTCGAGTCGTTGCTCGGGGTCCGGTTCGACGAGCGTCCGCTGGGTCCCGCGCGGACGTGGGCGCAGCGCCGGCGTACGTCGCTCTGGTTCGTCCTGCACCTGATCGCGGGAGGCGTCGCGGGCGTGGCGACCACTGCGGCCGTGTTCGGGAGCATCGTGTTGATCGGTACGCCGTTCCGAGCGCCCGGGCGGCACCAGATCGCCCCCGATCTCAGCTACACCACCAGCGGCACGTGGACCGATCTCTGGATGCCGGCCGTCGGGTTGACGTTGATACCGCTGCAGTTCTACTTGGCGGCCGGCTTCGGAGCGGCGCTCGCGCACTGGGCGCCACGCGTGCTCGGGCCGACGCCTGCGGAGCGGATCGAGTTGCTCGAGCGACGTACGGCGACCTTGGCCGAGCGCAACCGGTTGGCGCGGGAGCTGCACGACAGCGTGGGGCACGCGTTGAGCCTGGTCACGCTGCAGGCCGGTGCCGCCCGGCGAGTGCTGGCGACCGACCCGGCCTTCGCGGAGAACGCGCTTGCCGCGATGGAGACGTCCGCCCGGGCCGCGCTGGCCGATCTCGACCACGTGCTCGGGCTGTTGCGGGACGACCGGCGCGAGGGTTCGGCGACGGCCCCGCAGTCCACCCTCGGCGACCTGTCTCGCCTGGTCGACGCCACTCGCGCCGGCGGCATCACCGTCGTCGTACGGCGTGAGGGCGATCTCGACGGCCTGCCCGCTGCCGTATCGCGGGAGGCGTACCGGATCGTGCAGGAAGGGCTGACCAACGCCATTCGGCATGCCGGCCATCGGGCCGACGACCTGGTGGTGGACCTGACGATCAACCTCGACGCCTCGGGTCTTCGGCTCGAGCTGAGCAATCCCGTGCACGGCCCGGCGTTGTCGCGGACGTCGGGCGGTCGCGGTTTGGCCGGTATTCGCGAACGCGTCGAGGTCCTCCGCGGCACGGTCGAGGCCGGGCTGGCGCCGGGCGATGACGCGGTCGGGACTTGGCGGCTGGCGGTTACGCTGCCGGTCGCCATCACGAAGAACCCTTCAAGAGCGAGAGGCTGA